A window of the Schlesneria paludicola DSM 18645 genome harbors these coding sequences:
- a CDS encoding transposase family protein: protein MRATYAGGFANQWGAPECIGDRFPSGRHFDVKSLIGDFSDPRMERTRRHELFELVFVALCATIAGSDGWADIERIGVRRLERLRTFQRLENGIPSHDAVGGTAVTLPRR, encoded by the coding sequence TTGAGAGCAACATACGCTGGGGGATTTGCAAATCAATGGGGGGCGCCTGAATGTATTGGTGATCGATTCCCTTCAGGGAGGCATTTTGATGTCAAATCACTGATTGGCGATTTTTCCGATCCTCGGATGGAACGGACGCGTCGACATGAACTGTTCGAGCTAGTGTTCGTCGCTTTGTGCGCAACGATTGCGGGTTCGGATGGCTGGGCTGACATCGAGCGAATCGGAGTTCGAAGATTGGAAAGGCTGCGAACATTCCAGCGTTTGGAAAACGGCATTCCATCGCACGACGCCGTTGGAGGAACCGCGGTGACACTGCCTCGTCGATAA
- a CDS encoding polymorphic toxin-type HINT domain-containing protein — protein sequence MFVGGVVYSQGYVNPASFSGGSGVAYTSFAFRSVPMDASSPASIPDATFGLNEDQAPQTYWETLASWISSGIDTAMDTAVWIVDQISYGVSEVGGFVIRNFEAVLDGIQLTLDVAGFIPVFGAIPDIINSGIHLGRGSYLEAGLSAGAAVPFAGDAAQAVALVRKVVSKGADFAASAGKSIMRLFGKSDEAGTAASKIMKCIEEGKCFVAGTLVSVAAASPSSREDRQSLARHGIFEATTDNHHDLQTAVGLTETPATHLIPIETVSLGARIPTKNPRPEEYAFEWPEPDESSWVLLTMEWRKTDGGIVDAELLRPRDWVASSHLEIGSIFKVYSTELELNGIAEVTAISPCPPLSTGDGEVVTGRFVTRRADETVRMTFETGDTLEGSKSHPIWSPAIQDWVPMEDWTAGDAVLGREGWITVTSVEARNESVPLYNIEVRGEHVYVVTQAGILVHNSNPCSVNPGIPHGPHEIPPNSLTLQEVEEIQAISKEYSTTIDVVGSRAAGKGRNIQTDLPVGKPSRKRPKTRSDIDFRFDTAHPNAIQIMKRLRNVGNGGGRASLNFSNNPTAPNGRITMPPYIRFTSNGRVTWFD from the coding sequence GTGTTTGTCGGTGGCGTCGTCTACAGCCAGGGGTATGTCAATCCGGCATCGTTCTCAGGCGGCAGTGGAGTCGCGTATACCAGCTTCGCATTCCGGTCCGTGCCGATGGATGCCAGCAGTCCCGCATCCATCCCGGACGCGACCTTCGGTCTAAATGAGGATCAGGCGCCACAAACCTACTGGGAAACCCTCGCCAGTTGGATCTCGTCTGGCATCGATACGGCGATGGACACCGCCGTCTGGATCGTGGACCAGATCTCGTACGGCGTGAGCGAGGTCGGTGGATTCGTCATCCGCAACTTCGAAGCGGTCTTAGACGGAATCCAGTTGACCCTGGATGTCGCGGGCTTCATACCCGTCTTCGGCGCCATCCCCGACATTATCAATAGCGGCATCCATCTGGGACGCGGCAGCTACCTCGAGGCGGGCCTCAGCGCCGGGGCGGCTGTCCCCTTCGCCGGGGATGCCGCACAAGCGGTGGCGTTAGTACGCAAGGTGGTCTCGAAAGGAGCTGACTTTGCCGCGTCTGCCGGCAAATCGATCATGAGATTGTTCGGGAAGTCAGACGAAGCAGGAACCGCTGCATCGAAGATTATGAAGTGCATCGAAGAAGGCAAATGTTTCGTTGCAGGAACACTGGTTAGCGTTGCTGCGGCATCTCCTTCGTCACGAGAGGATCGTCAGAGTCTTGCTCGTCACGGAATCTTCGAAGCGACCACCGACAATCACCACGATCTCCAGACGGCCGTCGGTCTCACGGAAACTCCAGCAACACATCTGATTCCGATCGAGACGGTCTCTTTGGGGGCTCGGATTCCAACGAAGAATCCACGCCCTGAAGAATATGCTTTTGAATGGCCTGAACCAGACGAATCGAGTTGGGTCCTGTTGACGATGGAGTGGCGGAAGACGGATGGCGGAATCGTAGACGCCGAGTTGCTACGGCCTCGGGATTGGGTCGCATCGAGCCACCTGGAAATCGGCAGCATCTTCAAAGTCTATTCAACCGAACTGGAGCTAAATGGAATTGCGGAAGTCACGGCAATCAGCCCATGCCCTCCACTCAGCACCGGCGATGGAGAAGTCGTGACAGGCCGTTTCGTCACACGAAGAGCCGACGAGACGGTGCGGATGACATTCGAAACGGGTGACACCCTGGAAGGCTCGAAGTCACACCCCATCTGGTCACCCGCCATTCAAGACTGGGTTCCCATGGAAGATTGGACCGCCGGAGACGCGGTCTTGGGCCGTGAAGGCTGGATTACGGTCACGTCCGTCGAGGCACGAAACGAATCGGTACCACTTTACAATATTGAAGTACGTGGCGAACATGTCTATGTAGTCACCCAGGCCGGAATCCTCGTTCACAACAGCAATCCGTGCTCCGTTAATCCCGGCATTCCACATGGGCCGCACGAAATCCCGCCGAATTCATTGACGCTACAAGAAGTTGAGGAAATTCAGGCAATTTCAAAAGAGTACAGTACGACGATTGACGTAGTCGGCAGCCGTGCTGCAGGTAAAGGTAGAAATATCCAAACAGACCTGCCTGTCGGAAAACCAAGCCGGAAAAGGCCCAAAACCAGAAGCGATATCGATTTTCGATTCGACACTGCTCATCCGAACGCAATTCAAATAATGAAAAGGCTTCGGAACGTTGGTAATGGCGGAGGCAGGGCATCGTTGAATTTTTCCAATAACCCAACAGCACCAAACGGGCGTATTACAATGCCTCCGTACATTCGATTTACGTCCAATGGCCGCGTCACTTGGTTTGACTGA
- a CDS encoding ATP-binding protein: MECHEKILQRYLKPDLLIVDDMGMKQLPKRSGEYLFEIIMRRHELRSTMMTSNRPLDDWGQLIGDVPSATAILDRFLHRAEVVQITGKSYRLEKSKKSSNDTKAPTGSKAEE, translated from the coding sequence GATGGAATGCCACGAGAAGATCCTTCAGCGATACCTCAAGCCGGATCTGCTGATCGTCGACGACATGGGGATGAAGCAGTTACCCAAGCGATCAGGTGAGTACCTGTTCGAGATCATCATGCGGCGACACGAGCTTCGCTCCACGATGATGACCAGCAACAGACCCTTGGACGATTGGGGCCAATTGATCGGCGACGTTCCCAGCGCAACTGCCATCTTGGATCGCTTCCTGCATCGAGCGGAAGTCGTGCAAATCACCGGCAAGAGTTATCGTTTAGAGAAATCGAAAAAAAGTTCAAACGATACCAAAGCGCCCACCGGGTCCAAAGCCGAAGAATAG